The following coding sequences lie in one Spinacia oleracea cultivar Varoflay chromosome 1, BTI_SOV_V1, whole genome shotgun sequence genomic window:
- the LOC110779568 gene encoding microtubule-destabilizing protein 60 isoform X2, whose product MATPTRDAQGVRLNAAENIKNQENSNPNLKSSPLIKSAKTQMSGVKNPNRSFISPKKKIRERKFVVAKKNNAKKQDMSRNCKCKDRVNGKCLCVAYENLRVSQEDFFKSRDDTGVEECEDFDKPRSNDGGECEFRGLEEVGGCDPEAAESPKGLGSSTTKRRRDILLEEARASVPESGSGRVLHLVKAFERLLTLPKKSDGDHKDDDDEEEEDTKKELKWPLPGLQPQPPRAPETQESSSAFCPGELFFNAGFDAQVSSSLDSSRGSVSSRSSVGSRRSRRSGSFSSGTVGGRKWTKKEQKKVTSLRPFRLRTEQRGKMKEEEFVKKLQEMMIEEEKQRIPIAQGLPWTTDEPECLVKPAIKDITRPIDLKLHSDVRAVERAEFDNQVCEKLTLIEQYKLERERQQKLEEEEEIRRLRKELVPKAQPMPYFDRPFIPRRYTVRKATNCPKRSKVSISPAKED is encoded by the exons ATGGCGACTCCAACAAGAGACGCACAAGGTGTTCGATTAAATGCCGCCGAGAATATAAAGAACCAGGAGAATTCAAACCCGAATTTGAAATCATCTCCTTTGATTAAATCCGCTAAAACACAAATGTCCGGGGTTAAAAACCCTAATCGTTCATTtatttcacccaaaaagaaGATCAGGGAGAGGAAATTTGTGGTCGCGAAGAAGAATAATGCGAAGAAACAAGATATGAGTCGGAATTGTAAGTGTAAAGATAGGGTTAACGGGAAGTGTTTGTGTGTTGCATATGAGAATTTGAGGGTTTCTCAGGAGGACTTTTTTAAGAGTAGGGATGATACTGGGGTTGAGGAGTGTGAAGATTTTGATAAACCCAGAAGTAATGATGGTGGGGAATGTGAATTTAGGGGTTTGGAGGAAGTGGGTGGTTGTGATCCGGAGGCGGCCGAATCCCCAAAAGGGTTGGGAAGTTCAACAACGAAACGGAGGAGGGATATACTGTTGGAGGAAGCGAGGGCAAGTGTTCCGGAGTCGGGTTCAGGGAGGGTTTTGCATCTGGTGAAAGCGTTTGAGAGGCTGTTGACATTGCCTAAGAAATCGGATGGTGATCataaagatgatgatgatgaggaggaagaggataCAAAGAAAGAACTTAAATGGCCGTTGCCTGGATTGCAGCCGCAACCGCCTAGAGCTCCTGAGACCCAGGAATCATCGTCTGCATTTTGTCCTGGCGAATTGTTCTTTAATGCAGGATTCGATGCCCAAGTCTCTTCTTCATTGGATAGTAGCAGGGGAAG tgtttCGAGCAGAAGTTCGGTTGGAAGTCGAAGAAGCAGAAGAAGT GGCTCATTTTCTTCTGGGACTGTTGGTGGAAGAAAGTGGACGAAGAAGGAACAGAAGAAAGTCACATCACTGAGACCATTCAGGCTTAGGACAGAG CAAAGAGGAAAAATGAAGGAGGAGGAGTTCGTAAAAAAATTACAAGAGATGATGATTGAAGAGGAGAAGCAGCGGATTCCTATTGCACAAGGCCTTCCATGGACAACTGATGAACCAGAG TGTCTGGTAAAACCAGCAATTAAAGATATCACAAGACCAATCGACCTGAAGCTGCACAGCGATGTTAGGGCTGTGGAGCGTGCAGAGTTTGACAACCAG GTGTGTGAAAAATTGACGTTGATAGAGCAATACAAACTGGAAAGAGAGAGGCAACAGAAG ttagaagaggaagaagaaataAGAAGATTAAGAAAGGAACTCGTCCCGAAAGCTCAGCCTATGCCTTACTTTGACCGACCTTTCATCCCCAGAAGGTACACG GTCCGAAAAGCAACCAACTGTCCCAAAAGATCCAAGGTTTCAATTTCCCCAGCAAAAGAAGATTAA
- the LOC110779568 gene encoding microtubule-destabilizing protein 60 isoform X1 yields the protein MATPTRDAQGVRLNAAENIKNQENSNPNLKSSPLIKSAKTQMSGVKNPNRSFISPKKKIRERKFVVAKKNNAKKQDMSRNCKCKDRVNGKCLCVAYENLRVSQEDFFKSRDDTGVEECEDFDKPRSNDGGECEFRGLEEVGGCDPEAAESPKGLGSSTTKRRRDILLEEARASVPESGSGRVLHLVKAFERLLTLPKKSDGDHKDDDDEEEEDTKKELKWPLPGLQPQPPRAPETQESSSAFCPGELFFNAGFDAQVSSSLDSSRGSVSSRSSVGSRRSRRSGSFSSGTVGGRKWTKKEQKKVTSLRPFRLRTEQRGKMKEEEFVKKLQEMMIEEEKQRIPIAQGLPWTTDEPECLVKPAIKDITRPIDLKLHSDVRAVERAEFDNQVCEKLTLIEQYKLERERQQKLEEEEEIRRLRKELVPKAQPMPYFDRPFIPRRSEKQPTVPKDPRFQFPQQKKIKCCVSWNGLNDYIHTAS from the exons ATGGCGACTCCAACAAGAGACGCACAAGGTGTTCGATTAAATGCCGCCGAGAATATAAAGAACCAGGAGAATTCAAACCCGAATTTGAAATCATCTCCTTTGATTAAATCCGCTAAAACACAAATGTCCGGGGTTAAAAACCCTAATCGTTCATTtatttcacccaaaaagaaGATCAGGGAGAGGAAATTTGTGGTCGCGAAGAAGAATAATGCGAAGAAACAAGATATGAGTCGGAATTGTAAGTGTAAAGATAGGGTTAACGGGAAGTGTTTGTGTGTTGCATATGAGAATTTGAGGGTTTCTCAGGAGGACTTTTTTAAGAGTAGGGATGATACTGGGGTTGAGGAGTGTGAAGATTTTGATAAACCCAGAAGTAATGATGGTGGGGAATGTGAATTTAGGGGTTTGGAGGAAGTGGGTGGTTGTGATCCGGAGGCGGCCGAATCCCCAAAAGGGTTGGGAAGTTCAACAACGAAACGGAGGAGGGATATACTGTTGGAGGAAGCGAGGGCAAGTGTTCCGGAGTCGGGTTCAGGGAGGGTTTTGCATCTGGTGAAAGCGTTTGAGAGGCTGTTGACATTGCCTAAGAAATCGGATGGTGATCataaagatgatgatgatgaggaggaagaggataCAAAGAAAGAACTTAAATGGCCGTTGCCTGGATTGCAGCCGCAACCGCCTAGAGCTCCTGAGACCCAGGAATCATCGTCTGCATTTTGTCCTGGCGAATTGTTCTTTAATGCAGGATTCGATGCCCAAGTCTCTTCTTCATTGGATAGTAGCAGGGGAAG tgtttCGAGCAGAAGTTCGGTTGGAAGTCGAAGAAGCAGAAGAAGT GGCTCATTTTCTTCTGGGACTGTTGGTGGAAGAAAGTGGACGAAGAAGGAACAGAAGAAAGTCACATCACTGAGACCATTCAGGCTTAGGACAGAG CAAAGAGGAAAAATGAAGGAGGAGGAGTTCGTAAAAAAATTACAAGAGATGATGATTGAAGAGGAGAAGCAGCGGATTCCTATTGCACAAGGCCTTCCATGGACAACTGATGAACCAGAG TGTCTGGTAAAACCAGCAATTAAAGATATCACAAGACCAATCGACCTGAAGCTGCACAGCGATGTTAGGGCTGTGGAGCGTGCAGAGTTTGACAACCAG GTGTGTGAAAAATTGACGTTGATAGAGCAATACAAACTGGAAAGAGAGAGGCAACAGAAG ttagaagaggaagaagaaataAGAAGATTAAGAAAGGAACTCGTCCCGAAAGCTCAGCCTATGCCTTACTTTGACCGACCTTTCATCCCCAGAAG GTCCGAAAAGCAACCAACTGTCCCAAAAGATCCAAGGTTTCAATTTCCCCAGCAAAAGAAGATTAAATGCTGCGTTTCATGGAATGGACTGAATGATTATATCCATACAGCATCATGA